Proteins co-encoded in one Papaver somniferum cultivar HN1 chromosome 5, ASM357369v1, whole genome shotgun sequence genomic window:
- the LOC113280043 gene encoding uncharacterized protein LOC113280043: MVITGSDLQGITELKLYLSDCFKMKDLGSLSCFLGIEVGMSHTGYFKSQVKYASEILPRAGLSDNKVTDTPLELNVKYSPTDGTLLSNPTLYRQLVRSLNYLTITRPDISHAVHIVSQFIPAPRSTDYAKVLRILRYIKGSLHQGLCFSSKSDLTLQAYSDSDWAGDITDIKSITDYCVFLGDSFISWRKYRALAHTTSELIWLRWLLRYMGVLISAPTPLYCDNKVAIQITHNDVFHERTKHIEIDCHFTRHHFKKGTMTLLHVKSEFQVADLFTKTHSAARLRFLISRLKMCTPPP, translated from the exons ATGGTTATTACTGGCAGTGATCTACaaggtattactgaactcaaattATATCtcagtgattgttttaagatgaaagatcttggatcTTTAAGTTGctttcttggcattgaagttggcatgtCACACACTGGTTATTTCAAATCACAAGTCAAATATGCATCTGAGATTCTACCGCGTGCAGGGCTATCTGACAATAAGGTAACTGAcacacctcttgaattgaatGTAAAATACAGTCCTACAGATGGGACTCTATTGTCTAATCCAACATTGTATCGTCAACTAGTGAGGAGTCTAAATTACTTGACTATTACGAGACCAGACATAAGTCATGCAGTTCACATAGTCAGTCAGTTTATTCCTGCTCCAAGGTCTACTGATTATGCAAAAGTTCTCAGAATTCTAAGATATATCAAGGGGTCTCTTCATCAAGGTCTGTGTTTCTCATCAAAGTCTGATCTCACTCTTCAAGCTTACTCAGATTCCGATTGGGCTGGGGATATTACGGATATAAAATCTATTACAGACTATTGTGTGTTCTTGGGAGACTCGTTTATTtcatggagaa agtaTAGAGCACTTGCTCACACCACATCTGAACTCATTTGGTTACGGTGGCTACTTCGTTATATGGGAGTTCTAATTTCTGCTCCTACACCACTGTATTGTGATAACAAGGTTGCTATTCAAATTACACACAATGATGtctttcatgagcgtacaaaaCATATAGAGATAGATTGTCATTTTACTCGTCATCATTTCAAGAAAGGTACAATGACTCTTCTGCATGTTAAATCAGAATTTCAAGTGGCTGATCTTTTCACCAAGACTCACTCTGCAGCTCGTCTTCGATTCTTAATTTCCAGACTCAAGATGTGTACTCCACCACCTTGA